A window from Shewanella livingstonensis encodes these proteins:
- the secA gene encoding preprotein translocase subunit SecA — MLGKLLTKVFGSRNDRTLKNLGKIVTQINALEADYEKLSDQELKAKTAEFRARLENGETLDNIMAEAFAVVREASKRVFDMRPFDVQLLGGMVLDSNRIAEMRTGEGKTLTATLPAYLNGITGKGVHVITVNDYLATRDAENNRPLFEFLGLSVGINIAGLGSFEKKEAYNADITYGTNNEFGFDYLRDNMAFSPQERVQRPLHYALIDEVDSILIDEARTPLIISGAAEDSSELYAKINLLIPSLIPQDKEDTEDYVGEGDYSIDEKGKQVHLTERGQEKVELLLIEKGMLAEGDSLYSATNISLLHHVHAALRAHTLFEKDIDYIVKDDEVIIVDEHTGRTMPGRRWSEGLHQAVEAKEGAKIQNENQTLASITFQNYFRQYEKLAGMTGTADTEAFEFQHIYGLDTVVVPTNRPMVRNDMADLVYLTAPEKYAAIIKDIEGCRERGQPVLVGTVSIEQSELLNSLLKKANIPHSVLNAKFHEKEAEIVAQAGSLGAVTIATNMAGRGTDIVLGGNWNMEIEALDNPTADQKAKIKADWQIRHNEVLAAGGLHILGTERHESRRIDNQLRGRAGRQGDAGSSRFYLSMEDSLMRIFASDRVSGMMKKLGMEEGEAIEHPWVSRAIENAQRKVEARNFDIRKQLLEYDDVANDQRQVVYAQRNELMDAESIQDTIQNIEQDVISGIVDQYIPPQSLEELWDVTGLEQRLGNEFGLKLTIQEWLDKDDNLHEETLRERILMSWTESYKAKEEMVGAQVLRQFEKAVMLQTLDGLWKEHLAAMDHLRQGIHLRGYAQKNPKQEYKRESFELFQQLLETLKHDVISVLSKVQIQAQSDVDEMEQRRREEDEKIKLAYQHASAEVLGSEDEQPIKAPQTVIREGEKVGRNDPCPCGSGQKYKQCHGKLS; from the coding sequence ATGTTAGGCAAACTACTGACAAAAGTATTCGGAAGTCGCAACGACCGCACCCTGAAAAACCTTGGAAAAATTGTTACTCAAATTAATGCATTAGAAGCTGATTACGAAAAGCTTTCTGATCAAGAACTTAAAGCTAAAACAGCAGAGTTCAGAGCACGTCTAGAAAATGGCGAAACCCTAGATAACATCATGGCAGAAGCATTTGCTGTAGTACGTGAGGCATCAAAGCGTGTCTTTGACATGCGTCCATTTGATGTTCAATTACTTGGTGGCATGGTACTAGACAGCAATCGTATTGCTGAAATGCGAACCGGTGAAGGTAAAACTCTAACGGCAACTTTACCCGCATATCTTAACGGCATAACGGGTAAAGGCGTTCACGTTATTACTGTGAACGATTACCTAGCAACGCGTGATGCAGAGAACAACCGTCCACTATTTGAGTTCTTAGGATTAAGCGTTGGCATTAACATTGCTGGTTTAGGTTCATTCGAAAAGAAAGAGGCCTATAACGCAGATATTACCTATGGCACCAATAATGAATTTGGTTTTGATTATCTTCGCGATAACATGGCGTTTTCTCCACAAGAGCGCGTTCAACGACCATTGCACTATGCCCTTATTGATGAAGTTGACTCAATTTTAATTGATGAAGCACGTACACCTTTGATTATTTCCGGTGCTGCTGAAGACAGCTCTGAGCTGTACGCTAAAATCAATTTATTAATCCCAAGTCTAATTCCACAAGATAAAGAAGACACCGAAGACTATGTCGGCGAAGGTGATTACAGTATTGACGAAAAGGGTAAGCAGGTTCATTTAACTGAACGTGGTCAAGAGAAAGTTGAACTACTTTTAATTGAAAAAGGCATGTTAGCAGAAGGTGACTCGCTTTATTCTGCTACCAATATTTCTTTACTGCACCATGTTCATGCTGCACTGCGCGCACATACCTTATTTGAAAAAGATATCGACTATATTGTCAAAGATGATGAAGTCATTATTGTTGATGAACATACTGGCCGTACCATGCCTGGTCGTCGTTGGTCTGAAGGCTTGCATCAAGCTGTTGAAGCCAAAGAAGGCGCTAAAATTCAGAACGAAAACCAAACACTAGCTTCAATTACTTTCCAAAACTACTTCAGACAGTATGAAAAGCTTGCTGGCATGACAGGTACTGCAGATACTGAAGCATTCGAATTTCAACATATCTATGGTTTAGATACCGTTGTTGTTCCTACAAACCGCCCAATGGTACGTAATGATATGGCTGATTTGGTCTATCTAACTGCACCAGAGAAATATGCCGCTATCATTAAAGATATCGAAGGTTGCCGTGAACGTGGCCAACCTGTACTGGTCGGTACGGTATCTATTGAGCAATCAGAGCTGCTCAATTCATTATTGAAAAAAGCTAATATTCCACATAGTGTGTTAAACGCTAAGTTTCATGAAAAAGAAGCCGAGATTGTTGCTCAGGCCGGCAGTTTAGGTGCAGTGACTATTGCAACCAACATGGCAGGTCGTGGTACAGATATCGTATTAGGCGGTAACTGGAACATGGAAATTGAAGCGCTAGATAATCCAACAGCAGATCAGAAAGCTAAAATTAAAGCTGATTGGCAAATACGTCATAATGAAGTGCTTGCAGCGGGTGGTTTACACATCTTAGGTACAGAACGTCACGAATCTCGTCGTATTGATAATCAGTTACGAGGCCGTGCTGGTCGTCAAGGAGATGCAGGCTCTTCACGTTTCTACTTGTCGATGGAAGACAGTTTAATGCGTATTTTCGCATCTGACCGTGTATCTGGCATGATGAAAAAGCTCGGTATGGAAGAGGGTGAGGCTATCGAGCATCCTTGGGTATCCCGTGCGATTGAAAATGCACAACGTAAAGTAGAAGCGCGTAACTTTGATATTCGTAAGCAATTGCTTGAATACGATGATGTCGCTAACGATCAACGCCAAGTCGTTTATGCACAGCGTAATGAGTTAATGGATGCTGAAAGTATTCAAGATACTATTCAGAATATTGAACAAGATGTCATTAGTGGAATTGTTGATCAATATATTCCACCTCAGTCACTTGAAGAGCTCTGGGATGTTACTGGCCTTGAACAGCGTCTTGGTAATGAATTTGGTTTAAAGCTAACGATTCAAGAATGGTTAGATAAAGATGATAATCTGCATGAAGAAACGTTGCGTGAACGTATTCTAATGTCATGGACTGAATCATATAAAGCTAAAGAAGAAATGGTTGGTGCGCAAGTATTACGTCAATTCGAAAAAGCGGTAATGCTACAAACACTTGACGGACTATGGAAAGAGCACTTAGCTGCAATGGATCATCTGCGCCAAGGTATCCATTTGCGTGGTTATGCACAGAAAAATCCAAAGCAAGAATATAAGCGTGAATCGTTTGAGCTATTTCAGCAACTGCTTGAAACACTAAAGCATGATGTCATCAGTGTGCTATCTAAAGTGCAAATACAAGCCCAGTCTGATGTAGACGAAATGGAACAACGTCGCCGTGAAGAGGACGAAAAGATCAAACTTGCTTATCAGCACGCATCGGCAGAAGTCCTAGGTAGTGAAGATGAACAACCTATCAAAGCGCCTCAAACCGTGATCCGTGAAGGTGAGAAGGTTGGCCGTAACGATCCATGTCCATGTGGTTCTGGTCAAAAGTACAAACAATGTCACGGTAAACTCAGTTAA
- the lpxC gene encoding UDP-3-O-acyl-N-acetylglucosamine deacetylase, with amino-acid sequence MIFQRTVQKMVKSTGVGLHSGNKVTLCIKPAPVNSGIVLKRTDLSPVVSIPAKADMVRETTMCTALVNDAGIRISTIEHLFAALAGLGIDNAIIEVDAPEIPIMDGSASPFVFLLQSAGIKEQAAAKKYIKITKSVRVEDGDKWAELKPFKGFRVDFKIDFAHPEIARSQQHMVMDFSTSAFVKDISRARTFGFMRDIEYLRANNLALGGSMENAVVLDEYRVLNPDGLRYEDEFVKHKILDAFGDLYVAGHAIVGEFSAYKTGHALNNQLVRALLAQQDAWELVSFDKEADVPVSFMVPGALAHV; translated from the coding sequence ATGATTTTTCAAAGAACTGTTCAAAAGATGGTAAAGAGCACTGGTGTCGGATTACATTCTGGCAACAAGGTGACTCTGTGCATTAAGCCCGCACCGGTAAATTCAGGGATTGTACTAAAGCGTACCGATCTTAGCCCAGTTGTGTCGATCCCAGCTAAGGCGGATATGGTTCGTGAAACAACAATGTGTACTGCCCTTGTTAATGATGCTGGTATTAGAATCTCAACCATTGAACATCTGTTTGCGGCACTTGCCGGCTTAGGCATCGATAATGCTATTATCGAAGTTGATGCACCAGAAATCCCGATTATGGATGGTAGTGCAAGCCCATTTGTGTTCTTACTGCAAAGTGCAGGTATAAAAGAACAAGCCGCAGCGAAAAAGTATATAAAAATCACCAAATCAGTGCGTGTTGAAGATGGTGATAAATGGGCCGAGCTAAAACCTTTTAAAGGTTTTAGAGTTGACTTTAAAATTGACTTTGCTCACCCAGAAATTGCTCGTAGTCAGCAACACATGGTGATGGACTTTTCGACATCAGCATTTGTGAAAGACATTAGTCGTGCCAGAACGTTTGGTTTTATGCGGGATATTGAATACCTACGTGCAAATAATCTTGCACTGGGTGGCAGCATGGAAAATGCCGTTGTACTTGACGAATATCGTGTATTAAATCCTGATGGTCTGCGTTATGAAGACGAATTCGTTAAGCATAAAATTCTCGATGCATTCGGTGACTTATATGTCGCTGGTCATGCTATTGTCGGTGAGTTTTCGGCTTACAAAACTGGTCATGCGTTAAACAACCAACTGGTACGTGCATTACTTGCTCAGCAAGATGCATGGGAGTTAGTCAGCTTTGACAAAGAGGCTGATGTGCCTGTCAGCTTCATGGTTCCGGGTGCATTAGCGCACGTTTAA
- the murC gene encoding UDP-N-acetylmuramate--L-alanine ligase, translating into MTKTERYAQLRSMIPEMRRIKRIHFVGIGGAGMGGIAEVLVNEGYQVSGSDIAINSVTERLASLGAKIIIGHQAQSVEEVDVVVVSTAINPQNPEIIAAKELRIPIVRRAEMLAELMRYRHGVAIAGTHGKTTTTSLIASVYGQADRDPTFVIGGLLNSAGTNARLGTSRYLIAEADESDASFLHLQPMVSVITNIEADHMDTYGGDFEKLKNTFVDFLHNLPFYGVAVMCIDDEVIREIMPRIGRQVVTYGFRDDADVQAINFSQNGHESSFTVKRHGKDNVDIVLNLPGQHNVLNALAAIAVASEDDIDDSAIVQALAQFEGIGRRFQHLGEFKTPNGSVMLVDDYGHHPSEVLATIKAARAGWPDKRLVMAYQPHRYSRTRDLYEDFVDVLSQVDCLLLLDVYAAGEAPIPGADGRALCRSIRLRGQIDPIFIASPDQLAAVLPDVLQHGDLFMTQGAGNIGTLSKELAQNNLGCEVGAED; encoded by the coding sequence ATGACAAAAACAGAAAGATACGCGCAGCTTCGTAGCATGATCCCTGAAATGAGACGGATCAAACGCATTCATTTTGTGGGCATTGGTGGTGCCGGCATGGGCGGTATTGCAGAAGTGTTGGTAAACGAAGGTTACCAAGTGAGTGGCTCGGATATCGCAATAAATAGTGTCACTGAACGTCTAGCCAGTTTAGGCGCAAAAATCATTATTGGCCATCAGGCTCAAAGTGTGGAGGAAGTTGATGTGGTAGTTGTTTCTACAGCTATTAACCCACAAAACCCTGAAATTATAGCTGCCAAAGAATTACGTATTCCGATAGTGCGTCGCGCAGAAATGCTTGCCGAGTTAATGCGCTATCGCCATGGTGTTGCCATTGCGGGTACGCATGGTAAAACCACCACCACTAGCCTTATTGCCAGTGTGTATGGTCAAGCTGATCGCGACCCTACATTTGTGATTGGCGGCCTACTTAATAGTGCTGGTACCAATGCACGCTTAGGTACCAGTCGTTACCTTATTGCTGAAGCTGATGAAAGTGATGCAAGCTTTTTACATTTGCAGCCCATGGTGAGTGTGATCACTAATATTGAAGCTGATCATATGGACACTTATGGTGGCGATTTTGAAAAGTTGAAAAACACCTTTGTCGACTTTTTACATAATTTGCCTTTTTATGGCGTAGCCGTTATGTGCATTGATGATGAGGTTATTCGCGAAATCATGCCGCGTATTGGTCGACAAGTTGTCACCTATGGTTTTCGTGATGATGCCGATGTACAGGCGATTAATTTTTCTCAAAATGGCCATGAGTCAAGCTTTACGGTTAAACGCCATGGTAAAGACAATGTCGACATTGTACTTAATTTACCTGGTCAACATAACGTACTGAATGCATTAGCGGCGATTGCTGTCGCCAGTGAAGATGACATTGATGATAGTGCCATTGTGCAAGCACTTGCACAATTTGAAGGTATTGGTCGTCGTTTTCAGCATTTAGGTGAGTTTAAAACACCTAACGGTAGTGTGATGCTTGTAGATGATTACGGTCATCATCCAAGTGAAGTACTCGCAACCATTAAAGCTGCACGAGCCGGTTGGCCAGATAAACGTTTAGTTATGGCGTATCAGCCGCATCGCTACAGCCGTACACGTGACTTATATGAAGACTTTGTTGATGTGCTATCGCAAGTAGATTGTTTATTATTATTAGATGTTTATGCCGCCGGTGAAGCTCCTATCCCGGGAGCCGATGGACGAGCTTTATGTCGTTCAATTCGATTACGTGGCCAAATAGACCCTATTTTTATTGCCAGTCCAGATCAACTTGCAGCGGTATTGCCGGATGTATTGCAACATGGAGATTTATTTATGACGCAGGGCGCAGGTAATATTGGTACATTATCAAAAGAATTAGCTCAGAATAATCTGGGTTGTGAAGTAGGTGCAGAAGATTAA
- a CDS encoding DUF721 domain-containing protein gives MKKPPQDLSNLVHLSGRLPELAEKAELLNNLNRYVKQTLNGPVAEQLKVANLRQGVLVIETTSAAWAARINFQKQKLLKQLQTDTLPMLTAIEVKVNPGLALAKPQSQVNQNVISTTAAQHIEALAEHVDGSLGIKLKRLAALASRNRQS, from the coding sequence ATGAAAAAGCCCCCTCAAGATCTCAGCAATTTAGTTCATTTGTCTGGGAGACTGCCTGAACTGGCCGAAAAAGCAGAACTACTTAATAATCTGAATCGTTATGTTAAACAGACGTTAAATGGTCCTGTGGCTGAGCAGCTAAAAGTTGCAAATCTCCGCCAGGGTGTTCTTGTTATTGAAACTACTTCAGCAGCATGGGCTGCGAGAATAAATTTTCAAAAGCAGAAGCTATTAAAACAGCTTCAAACTGATACGCTTCCGATGCTTACCGCTATTGAGGTAAAAGTCAATCCTGGACTTGCCTTGGCAAAACCACAATCTCAAGTTAATCAAAATGTGATCAGTACCACTGCAGCACAACATATTGAAGCATTAGCAGAACATGTCGATGGTTCTTTAGGTATAAAACTAAAACGGCTGGCTGCATTAGCCAGCCGTAATAGGCAATCTTAA
- a CDS encoding IS1595 family transposase — MKAKLFVSKLNQITKALIFMTPAQREVVHQSIQALDTEIPIDELFQPLFDSKSQCPHCDSSQFKKWGKAGGVQRYRCNSCSKTFNNKTNTPLARLHKSCIWVEYAHCMALRLTLRQAARVCGINLKTAFLWRHRFLQAQAGKNDDKLSGIIEVDEFFLAYSEKGNKTLGSGQKARKRGGDIDKRTKEGQVAVLLSIDRSKHMIAPILSADTSSEISINLTENIEENSVLCSDGAWAYVKIAKLKHCDHKRLINGKIRVMDNIYHIQTVNGAIANFKAWVNGSMKGVATKYLSNYLAWFKESSAKLNKRQILLSAYGRQQYYGT; from the coding sequence ATGAAAGCAAAATTATTTGTGAGTAAACTTAACCAGATAACAAAAGCACTTATCTTTATGACTCCAGCTCAGAGAGAGGTAGTTCACCAGTCAATTCAAGCATTAGATACCGAAATCCCTATAGATGAGCTGTTCCAACCACTTTTTGATTCAAAATCGCAGTGTCCACACTGCGATTCAAGCCAGTTCAAAAAGTGGGGGAAAGCAGGTGGAGTACAACGATATCGCTGCAATAGCTGCAGTAAAACGTTTAACAACAAGACTAATACCCCGCTAGCTAGGCTGCATAAGAGCTGCATTTGGGTCGAGTATGCCCACTGTATGGCGTTGCGGTTAACGCTGAGGCAGGCGGCTAGAGTCTGTGGTATTAATCTTAAAACAGCCTTTTTATGGCGACATCGATTTCTTCAGGCTCAGGCAGGGAAAAATGATGACAAACTATCGGGCATTATCGAGGTTGATGAATTCTTTCTTGCCTATTCTGAAAAAGGTAATAAAACACTCGGTTCAGGTCAAAAAGCCAGAAAGCGCGGTGGTGATATTGATAAACGTACTAAAGAAGGCCAAGTTGCGGTGCTTCTTTCCATTGACCGCAGTAAACACATGATAGCGCCAATTTTATCTGCTGATACGTCTTCAGAAATATCCATTAATCTTACTGAAAACATTGAAGAAAATTCAGTGCTTTGCAGCGATGGTGCATGGGCATATGTGAAGATAGCCAAACTAAAGCACTGTGACCATAAGCGATTGATAAATGGGAAAATCAGAGTGATGGATAATATTTATCACATTCAGACTGTCAATGGTGCAATAGCGAATTTTAAAGCCTGGGTAAACGGAAGTATGAAGGGAGTAGCTACAAAATATTTATCGAATTATCTCGCTTGGTTTAAGGAAAGCAGCGCAAAGCTAAATAAACGGCAAATACTGTTGTCCGCTTACGGTAGACAACAGTATTATGGAACATAG
- the ftsZ gene encoding cell division protein FtsZ: MFEIMDTHSDEAVIKVIGVGGGGGNAVEHMVKHSIEGVEFIVTNTDAQALRKSSAGSTIQLGRDVTKGLGAGANPDVGRQAAEEDRENIRAAIKGSDMIFIAAGMGGGTGTGAAPVVAEIAREEGILTVAVVTKPFPFEGKKRMAYAELGIAELAKHVDSLITIPNEKLLKVLGRGTSLLDAFAAANNVLLGAVQGIAELITRPGLINVDFADVKTVMSEMGNAMMGTGVARGDDRAEEAAEAAVASPLLEDIDLAGARGVLVNITAGMDITIEELETVGNHVKAYASENATVVVGAVIDPEMSDELRVTVVATGIGAEKKPDIQLVSKPVARPEPVVIETRPEPVDEVVSQQSYAAPKGNTVPQPQPAQRTDADYLDIPAFLRKQAD; this comes from the coding sequence ATGTTTGAGATCATGGACACTCATTCAGACGAAGCGGTGATTAAAGTCATCGGCGTCGGTGGCGGCGGCGGAAATGCTGTCGAACATATGGTAAAACACAGCATCGAAGGTGTTGAATTTATCGTTACAAATACAGATGCACAAGCACTACGTAAATCAAGTGCGGGTTCAACTATTCAGCTAGGTCGCGACGTGACCAAAGGTCTCGGTGCAGGTGCAAACCCTGATGTCGGCCGTCAAGCAGCTGAAGAAGACCGCGAAAATATTCGTGCGGCAATCAAAGGATCTGACATGATCTTTATCGCTGCTGGCATGGGTGGTGGTACCGGTACCGGTGCAGCTCCAGTCGTAGCAGAAATTGCACGTGAAGAAGGTATTCTAACGGTAGCAGTAGTGACTAAGCCTTTCCCATTTGAAGGCAAAAAGCGTATGGCGTACGCTGAGCTAGGTATTGCAGAATTAGCCAAACATGTTGACTCGTTAATTACTATTCCAAACGAAAAGTTATTAAAAGTACTTGGCCGTGGCACATCACTTCTTGATGCCTTTGCTGCAGCTAACAACGTGTTACTTGGTGCCGTTCAAGGCATCGCAGAGCTGATTACTCGCCCTGGTCTTATTAACGTCGATTTCGCCGATGTGAAAACCGTTATGTCTGAAATGGGTAATGCCATGATGGGTACCGGTGTTGCTCGTGGTGATGATCGCGCTGAAGAAGCTGCTGAAGCTGCCGTAGCGAGTCCATTACTTGAAGATATCGATTTAGCCGGCGCCCGCGGTGTGTTAGTTAACATTACTGCTGGTATGGATATCACCATTGAAGAGCTTGAAACCGTGGGTAATCACGTTAAAGCATATGCATCTGAGAATGCAACAGTGGTAGTTGGTGCGGTAATCGACCCTGAAATGAGTGATGAATTACGTGTAACTGTTGTGGCTACAGGTATTGGTGCTGAGAAAAAGCCAGACATTCAGTTAGTGTCTAAGCCTGTTGCTCGCCCAGAACCTGTTGTAATAGAGACTCGTCCAGAACCCGTTGATGAAGTCGTATCACAACAAAGTTACGCTGCGCCAAAAGGGAATACTGTTCCACAGCCACAACCTGCACAACGTACAGATGCTGATTATCTTGATATCCCAGCATTTTTGCGCAAACAAGCGGATTAA
- a CDS encoding M23 family metallopeptidase, translated as MSVTVFIQGRNGVTRWQPSKRWLLLPIILMATGTGIYQYSTERFANQQAKVDENKQLRQQQKQQVVELKTATETQLATLVVHVAKMQAKITRLEALGQQVAQNNLLDDQFDFSTEVGIGGLSEIGNGVELSQLIDEMNKLASRIDNNNVQLSLLETVASNLHIDEERYISGRPIDKGWLSSPYGLRNDPFSGRRTMHKGIDFAGKEGADVTTTAAGVVTWSGSMLGYGELVEIDHGNGLRTRYGHNKSLSVNVGDVVAKGDKIASMGSTGRSTGPHVHYEVLRGKQQIDPQKYVYRKAS; from the coding sequence ATGAGTGTAACAGTTTTTATTCAAGGTCGAAATGGTGTAACGCGCTGGCAACCAAGTAAGCGTTGGTTACTCCTACCTATTATTCTAATGGCCACAGGCACAGGAATATATCAATATAGCACTGAGCGTTTTGCTAACCAACAAGCGAAAGTTGATGAGAACAAACAACTGCGCCAACAGCAAAAGCAACAAGTGGTAGAACTCAAAACTGCAACAGAAACCCAGCTGGCAACTTTGGTTGTTCATGTGGCAAAAATGCAGGCCAAAATCACCCGACTTGAAGCCCTTGGGCAGCAAGTAGCGCAAAATAACCTCCTTGATGATCAATTCGATTTCTCTACAGAAGTCGGTATCGGCGGGTTAAGCGAAATAGGCAATGGTGTCGAATTAAGTCAGCTTATCGATGAAATGAATAAGCTGGCATCTAGAATTGATAACAATAATGTTCAGCTATCACTACTTGAAACAGTAGCATCTAATCTCCATATAGATGAAGAACGTTATATATCAGGGCGGCCAATCGATAAAGGTTGGTTATCTTCGCCCTATGGTTTACGAAATGACCCTTTTAGTGGCCGACGAACAATGCATAAAGGTATTGATTTTGCCGGCAAGGAAGGGGCAGATGTTACCACGACTGCAGCAGGCGTTGTAACATGGTCAGGAAGCATGCTTGGATATGGTGAATTAGTCGAAATAGATCATGGTAATGGTCTTCGTACTCGCTATGGACATAATAAATCTCTGTCAGTAAACGTAGGTGACGTCGTTGCCAAAGGCGATAAAATTGCCAGTATGGGAAGCACAGGCCGTTCAACCGGCCCCCATGTGCATTACGAAGTGCTGCGTGGTAAACAACAAATAGATCCACAGAAATACGTCTACCGCAAAGCAAGTTAA
- the ftsA gene encoding cell division protein FtsA produces MTKNQERNLIVGLDIGTSKVAVIIGEVLPDGEISVIGLGNHPSRGMDKGGVNDLDSIVRSVQRALDQAELMADCQVSSVYLSISGKHIACQNENGMVSINDEEVTQEDVDNVIHTARSVKIPTERRILHVLPQEYSIDVQDGIKSPIGMSGMRMEAKAHIVTCANDMAKNITKSVERCGLKVDDLVFSGIASADSVLTNDEKDLGVCIVDIGGGTTDIAVYTNGALRHCAVIPVAGNQVTSDIAKIFRTPLTHAEQIKVQFASARSSTVSREDSIEVPSVGGRPSRSMSRHTLAEVVEPRYQELFELVLKQLQDSGLEDQIAAGIVLTGGTSSISGAVEIAEATFGMPVRVASPLPVKGLYEYVDQPIYSTGIGLLHYGARRVIERQFERPERQGVTSFLNRVKSWFKGEF; encoded by the coding sequence ATGACCAAAAATCAGGAAAGAAACCTCATTGTGGGGTTAGATATAGGGACATCCAAGGTCGCAGTGATCATTGGCGAAGTATTACCTGATGGTGAAATTAGTGTCATTGGTTTAGGTAATCATCCTTCCCGTGGCATGGATAAAGGCGGTGTAAATGATCTCGACTCTATTGTACGCAGTGTACAACGAGCGTTAGATCAAGCTGAATTAATGGCTGATTGTCAGGTGTCATCGGTGTACTTAAGCATTTCGGGTAAACATATTGCCTGTCAAAATGAAAATGGCATGGTGTCGATTAACGATGAAGAAGTTACTCAAGAAGACGTTGACAATGTAATCCATACGGCTCGCTCGGTTAAGATCCCGACAGAACGTCGTATTTTGCATGTCTTACCGCAGGAATATTCAATCGATGTTCAAGACGGCATTAAGAGCCCTATTGGTATGTCTGGTATGCGTATGGAAGCCAAAGCGCACATTGTGACTTGTGCTAACGACATGGCAAAGAATATTACCAAAAGTGTCGAACGTTGCGGATTGAAAGTCGACGATTTAGTGTTTTCTGGTATTGCATCTGCAGATTCCGTGCTCACAAATGATGAGAAAGATTTAGGCGTATGTATTGTTGATATTGGTGGTGGAACAACCGATATTGCTGTATACACCAACGGCGCATTACGTCATTGTGCGGTGATCCCAGTAGCGGGAAACCAAGTTACCAGTGACATTGCCAAAATATTCAGAACACCGTTAACGCATGCAGAACAAATTAAAGTGCAGTTTGCCAGTGCCAGAAGTTCAACGGTAAGTCGTGAAGACAGTATTGAAGTGCCATCAGTGGGTGGTCGTCCATCACGCAGTATGTCACGTCACACTCTGGCTGAAGTGGTAGAACCAAGATACCAAGAACTGTTTGAGTTAGTGCTTAAGCAGTTACAAGATAGCGGTCTAGAAGACCAAATAGCAGCAGGGATTGTGCTTACCGGAGGAACGTCCTCGATTTCGGGTGCCGTTGAGATTGCAGAAGCAACTTTTGGAATGCCAGTTCGTGTAGCGTCACCGCTACCAGTAAAAGGATTATACGAATATGTGGATCAACCTATTTATTCTACAGGAATAGGGTTGCTTCATTATGGCGCAAGGCGAGTTATCGAACGACAGTTCGAACGACCTGAGCGACAAGGGGTTACCAGCTTTTTGAATCGGGTCAAAAGTTGGTTTAAAGGTGAATTTTAA
- a CDS encoding cell division protein FtsQ/DivIB, translated as MSWSDKGRQLKYKLARVNWYFCTGVLFLSSVLGTVAWGGVQLHDLLNDADALPIEAVAIKGERSFTTDDEIKNALQSLMQSSFFSADVVDVQKALEALPWVYHASVRREWPAKFKVTLQEQQAVAHWNDVSWLNINGEVFEASAHPEHDALPKLSGPEGTEMEVLTSYQQLDDLLTINEFKLASLRLSPRHAWHAILANGIEIELGREDKMSRIQRFINVYPSLKQSEKPVATVDLRYDTGFAVGWDDSKQRVDNK; from the coding sequence GTGTCGTGGAGCGATAAAGGGCGGCAACTAAAATATAAATTGGCTCGTGTTAATTGGTATTTTTGCACTGGCGTACTGTTCTTATCCAGTGTGCTTGGCACCGTAGCATGGGGCGGCGTGCAACTACATGATCTGCTCAATGATGCAGATGCATTACCAATTGAAGCGGTAGCCATTAAAGGTGAGCGATCTTTTACCACCGATGACGAAATTAAAAACGCATTACAGTCATTAATGCAAAGTAGTTTTTTTAGCGCAGATGTAGTGGATGTACAAAAAGCATTAGAGGCTTTGCCGTGGGTTTATCATGCATCAGTAAGGCGAGAATGGCCTGCTAAGTTCAAGGTTACCTTGCAAGAGCAGCAAGCTGTAGCACATTGGAATGACGTGTCTTGGCTCAATATTAATGGTGAGGTCTTTGAGGCGTCAGCGCATCCAGAACATGATGCCTTACCCAAGTTGTCTGGCCCAGAAGGCACAGAAATGGAAGTATTGACCAGTTATCAGCAATTAGATGATTTATTGACAATAAACGAATTTAAGTTGGCCAGTTTACGCTTAAGTCCACGTCATGCGTGGCATGCGATACTGGCTAACGGGATTGAAATTGAGCTTGGGCGAGAAGACAAAATGTCACGGATCCAACGTTTTATTAATGTGTATCCTTCTTTGAAGCAAAGTGAAAAACCAGTTGCGACCGTTGATTTACGTTACGATACCGGGTTTGCTGTAGGTTGGGATGATTCAAAACAGAGAGTCGACAATAAATGA